A stretch of Cyanobacterium sp. HL-69 DNA encodes these proteins:
- the ndh-2 gene encoding NADH dehydrogenase, whose amino-acid sequence MADKILILGGGFGGLYTALRLQELDWEGDFPEITLVDKGDRFLFSPLLYELITEEMQSWEVAPYYTELLEDSKINFIQDTVTGINLENKTVSLESNSTLEYDRLVVAFGGTTPSQTVAGAKEYAIPFRTLNDAYTLKERLRQLENSDQEKIRVAIVGGGYSGVELAVKIGDRLQERGKIRIIDRGDQILKKSPEFNRKTAEKALRDRKIWLDLDTEITSIEENQISLQYKNIVDTIPVDLVLWTVGTKPVKILDGLSLPQNEQGKLTINQELQVENYPEIFALGDLVESLDKDGNILPSTAQVAFQQSDYCAWNIWASLQEKPLLPFRYQPLGEMIALGIDNATLSGLGVSLDGGLAYLARRFVYLYRLPTPKHQLKVGLSWLSTPFINLLSS is encoded by the coding sequence ATGGCCGATAAAATATTGATTCTCGGTGGTGGATTTGGGGGGCTTTATACCGCCCTACGATTACAAGAATTAGACTGGGAAGGGGATTTTCCTGAGATTACTTTGGTGGATAAGGGCGATCGCTTCTTATTCTCTCCCTTACTATATGAATTAATTACTGAAGAAATGCAAAGTTGGGAAGTAGCCCCCTACTATACCGAATTATTAGAAGATAGCAAAATCAACTTTATCCAAGACACCGTCACAGGAATAAACCTGGAAAACAAAACCGTCAGCCTAGAATCTAACTCTACCCTAGAATATGATCGTTTGGTGGTGGCTTTTGGTGGCACTACTCCCTCCCAAACCGTTGCTGGTGCAAAAGAGTATGCCATTCCCTTCCGTACCCTCAATGATGCTTATACCCTCAAAGAAAGATTAAGACAATTAGAAAATTCTGACCAAGAAAAAATCCGAGTTGCCATCGTTGGTGGTGGTTACAGTGGCGTAGAATTGGCTGTAAAAATAGGCGATCGCCTCCAAGAACGTGGTAAAATTAGAATTATTGATAGGGGCGATCAAATTCTCAAAAAATCCCCCGAATTTAACCGTAAAACCGCCGAAAAAGCCCTTAGAGATAGAAAAATATGGCTAGATTTAGACACAGAAATAACTAGCATAGAAGAAAATCAAATTTCCCTCCAATATAAAAATATCGTTGATACCATTCCCGTTGACTTAGTATTGTGGACAGTCGGCACAAAACCAGTAAAAATATTAGATGGTCTTAGCTTACCCCAAAACGAACAGGGAAAACTAACCATCAACCAAGAATTGCAAGTGGAAAACTATCCCGAAATATTTGCCCTCGGTGACTTAGTAGAATCCCTTGATAAAGACGGAAATATTTTACCCTCCACCGCCCAAGTTGCCTTCCAACAATCAGACTATTGTGCTTGGAATATTTGGGCATCTCTACAAGAAAAACCCCTCTTACCCTTCCGTTATCAACCCCTTGGGGAAATGATTGCCCTAGGAATAGATAACGCTACCCTCAGCGGTTTAGGAGTATCCCTCGACGGTGGTTTGGCTTATCTTGCCCGTCGATTTGTGTATCTATATCGTCTTCCTACCCCAAAACATCAGTTAAAAGTGGGTTTAAGTTGGTTAAGTACACCTTTTATTAATTTACTTTCTTCATAG
- the lysK gene encoding lysyl-tRNA synthetase class I LysK — protein MFWADKIAESSHQEELVNDSKTPSGRVHVGSVRGVIIHDVMYRALRRAGKPVKFTYGVDDYDALDTVPHYLDQEKFAPYLGFPLCNVPSPDEKSSDYAKYFMEEFLEVFDYLGVKAEIYYLRDLYRSGKMNPYIDTFLKNAQGIKDVYLSVSKSDRPENWYPFQVVCEKCGKIATTVTTDYNGSEVFYTCKEDATDWVKGCGHSGWVSPFDGNGKLPWKVEWVAKWNLIGVTMEMAGKDHSQKGGSRDVANAISRKVLGKQPPFHSPYEFILVNGTKMSSSKGVGSSAKDMADLLPPEILRFLMLKTQPKTVINFSPNYDNITRLFRDYDNLLNTYAKLKEDNENVELDKTLLPLFYSQLDEEIKPFYTFDISTLISLLQVPHLDIVEEVKKRAEVELTDYDWVKINERIAIARKWLADYADEEEKLVIYFDSIPEIVSELTDDQITYLGQLKETLTTLEKWEGEELQTALFTAMKQLGFKPNVAFPAVYYSFLGKEKGPKAGYLLSYLDKDFVLKRLEEVINK, from the coding sequence ATGTTTTGGGCGGATAAAATAGCAGAAAGTTCCCACCAAGAAGAATTAGTAAATGACTCCAAAACCCCTTCAGGTAGGGTACACGTAGGCTCGGTGCGCGGTGTTATTATTCATGATGTCATGTATCGGGCTTTAAGAAGAGCTGGTAAACCCGTTAAATTTACCTATGGGGTAGATGATTATGATGCTTTAGATACTGTACCCCATTACTTAGATCAAGAAAAGTTTGCTCCCTATTTGGGTTTTCCCCTTTGCAATGTGCCTTCTCCTGATGAAAAAAGCAGTGATTATGCGAAGTATTTTATGGAGGAGTTTTTAGAGGTTTTCGATTATTTGGGAGTTAAGGCGGAAATTTATTATTTAAGGGATTTATACCGCTCTGGAAAAATGAACCCTTATATCGATACTTTTTTGAAAAATGCTCAGGGAATTAAGGATGTATATCTAAGTGTGAGTAAGTCCGATCGCCCTGAAAACTGGTATCCTTTTCAAGTAGTGTGCGAAAAATGTGGTAAGATTGCCACCACGGTGACCACAGACTACAATGGCTCAGAAGTTTTTTACACCTGTAAGGAAGACGCTACGGATTGGGTAAAAGGGTGTGGGCATTCTGGCTGGGTATCTCCTTTTGATGGTAATGGTAAGTTGCCTTGGAAGGTGGAATGGGTTGCTAAGTGGAATTTGATTGGTGTCACCATGGAGATGGCTGGAAAAGACCATTCCCAAAAGGGTGGATCGAGGGATGTGGCGAATGCTATTTCTCGTAAGGTTTTGGGTAAACAGCCTCCTTTTCATTCTCCCTATGAGTTTATTTTGGTCAATGGTACCAAAATGAGTTCGTCTAAGGGAGTTGGCTCTAGTGCGAAGGATATGGCGGATTTATTACCTCCAGAAATTTTGCGGTTTTTAATGTTAAAAACTCAGCCAAAAACGGTTATTAATTTTTCTCCTAATTATGATAATATTACTCGCTTATTTAGGGATTATGATAATCTTTTAAATACCTATGCAAAACTAAAAGAAGATAATGAAAATGTAGAGTTAGATAAAACTTTATTACCTTTATTTTATTCTCAATTAGATGAGGAAATTAAGCCTTTTTATACTTTTGATATTAGTACCCTTATTTCTTTATTACAAGTTCCCCATTTAGATATTGTGGAGGAGGTTAAGAAACGGGCTGAGGTGGAGTTGACTGACTATGACTGGGTTAAGATTAATGAACGCATTGCGATCGCCCGTAAATGGTTGGCTGATTATGCTGATGAGGAAGAAAAGTTAGTTATTTATTTTGACTCTATTCCTGAAATTGTCTCGGAATTAACGGATGATCAAATCACTTATTTAGGACAATTAAAGGAAACTTTAACAACCCTTGAAAAATGGGAAGGAGAGGAGTTACAAACGGCTTTATTTACAGCAATGAAACAATTAGGATTTAAACCTAATGTGGCTTTTCCTGCGGTTTATTATAGCTTTTTAGGGAAAGAAAAAGGACCAAAGGCTGGTTATTTACTATCCTATTTAGATAAGGATTTTGTATTAAAAAGACTAGAAGAAGTTATTAATAAGTAA
- the pilH-3 gene encoding two component signal transduction system twitching motility response regulator PilH — MTSILLVDDLKSELDLLNDYLTSAGYQVTTASDGKEALSKVIEIKPDAIVTDWMMPNMGGLDLCRQLKKNPDTATIPVVACTAKNAAVDRMWAEKQGVKAYVVKPCTKDQIVDAVKQALV, encoded by the coding sequence ATGACAAGCATTTTACTGGTAGATGACCTAAAGTCAGAACTAGATTTACTTAACGACTACCTCACATCGGCTGGTTATCAGGTGACTACAGCTAGTGATGGTAAAGAAGCTCTTTCAAAAGTAATTGAAATTAAGCCAGATGCTATTGTTACCGATTGGATGATGCCCAACATGGGAGGATTAGACTTGTGTCGACAACTTAAAAAAAATCCTGATACAGCGACTATTCCTGTGGTTGCTTGTACGGCAAAAAATGCCGCAGTGGATCGGATGTGGGCAGAAAAACAAGGGGTAAAAGCCTATGTGGTAAAGCCTTGCACTAAAGATCAAATTGTGGATGCGGTTAAACAAGCGCTCGTTTAA
- the pilI-2 gene encoding twitching motility protein PilI, translating to MSSNTSSFTKLQDLLPQLFQRSALTGNLYLRCRLGVSDTFLIPMEYVRESLLLEGNHITPLPQMSSFVMGLMTSRERVFSVVDLPQLMGFSPLPTYSRQYHVVVISVSPFLPKYSQDEEIFLGLAVNQIEGITRMSTEKVSSLGEVQNLLEMDRIGHWFSLTPYLQGWVERENEKPLALLNLKSIVQATQ from the coding sequence ATGTCTTCTAATACTTCTTCGTTTACTAAGCTACAGGATTTATTACCCCAACTGTTTCAACGTAGTGCCTTAACGGGTAATTTGTACCTCCGTTGTCGCTTGGGGGTGAGTGATACTTTTTTGATTCCCATGGAATATGTAAGAGAATCTTTGCTTTTAGAAGGAAATCATATTACTCCTCTTCCTCAGATGTCATCTTTTGTAATGGGTTTAATGACTTCAAGGGAAAGGGTTTTTTCGGTGGTGGATTTACCTCAGTTGATGGGGTTTTCTCCTTTGCCTACTTACTCGAGACAATATCATGTGGTGGTGATTTCTGTCTCTCCTTTTTTACCTAAATACTCCCAAGATGAGGAGATATTTTTGGGATTGGCGGTGAATCAAATTGAGGGTATTACCAGAATGAGTACAGAAAAAGTTTCTAGCTTGGGCGAGGTGCAAAATTTGTTGGAGATGGACAGAATTGGTCATTGGTTTAGTCTGACTCCTTATTTACAGGGATGGGTAGAAAGGGAAAATGAAAAACCCCTTGCCCTATTAAATCTTAAGTCTATTGTTCAGGCTACCCAATAA
- the pilJ-2 gene encoding twitching motility protein PilJ, whose translation MTSQQPSLNVSAELVSSSLDGVTGQPIPEPKQEAKQGGGTLRERLLFTVVPTTLIPLVVVSAIGINFTRYQEQQKQQGEIEQIALVTRETSRSFLDNLEFTEDRDPVLEAINSTLQTSLQFQVTGSQVVQIVDTNTGDVVNGLSGTEGVNLEQVVGGNTIADVGRIFAEGISTNDLESILSSVSVFDGVNNANLVSPDGGDIGVLTLEYQNRYFNFTLIPDSNYLAIASVDNADVTQLGGQLIIVFATIAIFLGALAVGNIILLAQTFSAPLANLIDNAQQVTEGDLDVRAIPEGTVESRTLAQNFNALVSRVKELIREQEAIALEQRQEKEKLELGIFNLLDELQYAVEGDLTVRASLDSMEMSTVADLCNAILDSLQDIALQVKESSTQVVTSLGENEYSIQELAFQSIKETEQTNQTLASVQKMSYSIEEVAANASQAATLADDAYEVTKKGSDAMDKTVESIVSLRTNVGETAKKMKRLGESSQNISQVVSLIEEIALKTNLLAINASVEASRAGEQGQGFTVVAEQVGALAEQSAAATKQITQLVSEIQRETQDVTMAMESGTSQVVNTTRLVESTKQRLERVLERSQRINELMQNISTSTVSQAQTSRLVTELMEKIAEQSEQRSFSSEKIAQSIKDTATIAKQLESAVEQFKVNE comes from the coding sequence ATGACCTCTCAACAACCTTCCCTCAATGTTTCTGCGGAATTAGTGTCTTCTTCTCTTGATGGGGTGACAGGGCAACCCATCCCTGAGCCAAAACAAGAAGCGAAACAGGGGGGAGGCACTCTGCGAGAGCGTTTACTTTTTACGGTAGTGCCAACGACTTTGATTCCTTTGGTGGTAGTAAGTGCTATTGGGATCAATTTTACCCGTTATCAGGAGCAACAAAAACAGCAGGGGGAAATAGAGCAAATTGCTTTGGTGACTAGGGAAACGAGTCGGAGTTTTTTGGATAATTTAGAATTTACTGAGGATCGAGATCCTGTCTTGGAGGCGATTAATAGTACCCTGCAAACTTCTTTACAATTTCAGGTGACTGGCTCTCAGGTGGTGCAGATTGTCGACACAAATACGGGGGATGTGGTCAATGGTTTGAGTGGTACGGAGGGAGTAAATTTGGAGCAGGTGGTGGGAGGAAATACCATTGCTGATGTGGGAAGGATTTTTGCGGAGGGAATATCGACTAATGATTTGGAAAGTATTTTGTCTTCTGTGAGTGTTTTCGATGGGGTTAATAATGCTAATTTGGTTAGCCCTGATGGCGGGGATATAGGGGTTTTGACTTTGGAGTATCAAAATCGATATTTTAATTTTACTTTAATTCCTGATAGTAATTATTTGGCGATCGCATCGGTGGATAATGCAGATGTGACACAGTTGGGGGGACAGTTAATTATTGTGTTTGCTACCATTGCTATTTTTTTGGGTGCTTTGGCGGTGGGTAATATTATTTTGTTGGCTCAGACTTTTTCTGCGCCTTTGGCAAATTTGATTGATAATGCCCAACAGGTGACAGAGGGGGATTTGGATGTTCGGGCGATTCCTGAAGGGACGGTGGAAAGTCGTACGTTGGCGCAGAATTTTAATGCTCTGGTGAGTCGGGTAAAAGAGTTGATTCGGGAGCAAGAGGCGATCGCCCTTGAGCAACGACAGGAAAAGGAAAAGCTAGAGTTAGGGATTTTTAACCTCTTAGACGAATTGCAATACGCCGTAGAAGGAGACTTAACCGTAAGAGCCAGTTTAGACTCCATGGAAATGAGTACCGTAGCCGATTTGTGTAACGCCATCCTCGACAGTTTACAAGACATTGCTTTGCAGGTAAAAGAATCTAGCACTCAGGTGGTTACATCCCTAGGGGAAAACGAATACTCTATTCAAGAGTTGGCATTCCAAAGCATCAAAGAAACAGAGCAAACCAACCAAACCCTGGCATCCGTGCAAAAAATGTCCTACTCCATCGAAGAAGTGGCAGCCAACGCTAGTCAAGCCGCTACCCTTGCCGATGATGCCTATGAGGTGACCAAAAAAGGTTCTGATGCCATGGACAAAACCGTAGAAAGTATTGTCAGCCTTCGTACCAATGTGGGAGAAACCGCCAAGAAAATGAAACGTTTAGGGGAATCATCCCAGAACATTTCTCAGGTGGTATCGTTGATCGAAGAAATCGCCCTCAAAACTAACCTCCTCGCCATTAATGCTAGTGTGGAAGCCAGTCGTGCAGGGGAGCAAGGACAAGGTTTTACCGTGGTTGCCGAGCAGGTAGGGGCATTGGCAGAGCAATCAGCGGCTGCCACTAAACAAATTACGCAACTGGTATCGGAAATTCAGAGGGAAACCCAAGATGTCACCATGGCGATGGAGTCGGGGACTTCTCAGGTAGTTAATACTACCCGTTTGGTGGAATCAACTAAGCAACGCCTAGAGAGGGTATTAGAGCGATCGCAACGTATCAACGAACTAATGCAAAATATCTCTACATCTACCGTATCTCAGGCACAAACCTCCCGTTTGGTGACAGAATTAATGGAAAAAATTGCCGAACAATCAGAACAAAGATCATTTTCCTCGGAAAAAATCGCTCAATCTATCAAAGATACCGCCACCATTGCCAAACAACTAGAATCAGCGGTGGAACAATTTAAAGTTAATGAGTAA
- the cheA gene encoding chemotaxis signal relay system histidine kinase CheA encodes MNRDQIKLNFLEEAQDCFNTVESNILDISATIAEAEKLDLILREVHSVKGGAGMMGFMALNQVAHRLEDFLKVLRVHHHSKHIDLEVENLLLRAVDAMVIIKDSYLRGEEVSQGWLEREINPIFEGLKEHLGELRDEDEDLLFKQQDEESSGELQMFEEGVDTILDDFETQINDLPVDKLASGVVMTAEKILMYARMADLEPVINLSESVKQRAIATSQDHIVDLAQEALKVWRRSHGLVMRGNLDKLPWDLESLPIENNSITPDVDFELGDDDLFSLSNALDEVVDFDLPLENDDLLSLSNALDEVVDFDLPLENDDLLSLSNAMDEVVDFDLPLENDNSVAQFSEDFLALESLGKDIEEAMEDAFAEVFEDTSSPQEELISTPEPQIIKVAPQTGKMVKVPVEQLSQFNALFGKLILERNRLNLRLEQIRAFGELMQRRMNQLERSNKELRDWYDRASSEGWIDEQDSTVVSSLNEQSLVTKATLEDFDTLEMDRYSDLHVISQEQIETIVQLKEVSTDINFSIGDINQALQELNHTMESLQKNATRIQMRPFADLVRGFPRFIRDLGIQFGKKVNLKIEGETTLLDRTFIEALNAPLTHLLRNAFDHGIEDSQARVLAGKPAQGTITLSAFNRGTKIMVTIQDDGAGIPLEKISQRLLKMGISGAEIAKMKPSQIMDYIFEPGFSTASEVTELSGRGVGMDIVRSNIHELQGEIHAYSTPGEGTTFTLSLPFNLSILQVMLVETQQMVFAVPVNSVREIIKCPESVEQKRVSWQNQIIPVVRMEDFLIFNRPSKPFEMAGYPVIEKPTLLIVGEGNNCGAIYLERYWGEQEVTIRPIETHLPLPHGFISSLVLGDGRVLPLIDPAVMLQEGIEQQNDFEPRTQMFGNDYYKGFRGDRHNTLLIVDDSINVRRYLASTLEKAGYQVEQAKDGQEAVDKLLAGISVQGVICDIEMPRLDGYGVLEEIKGKSQFNSLPIIMLTSRSNEKHKKLAFNLGANGYFSKPYNEEELLKTIEKLVKVNYL; translated from the coding sequence ATGAATCGAGATCAAATAAAGCTCAACTTTTTAGAAGAAGCCCAAGATTGTTTTAACACAGTCGAAAGCAACATATTAGACATTAGCGCAACCATAGCCGAGGCAGAAAAATTAGATCTGATTTTGCGAGAAGTTCACTCTGTCAAAGGTGGTGCAGGGATGATGGGTTTTATGGCACTCAATCAGGTAGCCCACCGTTTAGAAGACTTTTTGAAGGTGTTGCGGGTACATCATCATTCTAAGCACATTGATTTGGAGGTGGAAAATTTATTGCTTAGGGCTGTGGATGCCATGGTGATAATTAAGGATAGTTATTTGAGGGGGGAAGAAGTTTCTCAAGGTTGGTTAGAGAGGGAAATTAACCCTATTTTTGAGGGGTTAAAAGAACATTTAGGGGAGTTACGGGATGAGGATGAGGATTTATTATTCAAACAACAGGATGAGGAAAGTAGTGGGGAGTTACAGATGTTTGAGGAGGGGGTTGATACTATCCTCGATGATTTTGAAACTCAAATAAATGATTTACCCGTAGATAAGTTGGCTTCTGGGGTGGTGATGACGGCGGAAAAAATCTTGATGTATGCGCGTATGGCGGATTTAGAGCCAGTTATTAATTTATCAGAATCGGTGAAACAAAGGGCGATCGCCACTAGTCAAGATCATATCGTTGATTTAGCTCAAGAGGCGTTAAAGGTTTGGAGGCGATCGCACGGGCTAGTGATGCGGGGAAATTTAGATAAATTACCATGGGATTTGGAAAGTTTACCCATAGAAAATAATTCTATTACCCCAGACGTTGATTTTGAATTGGGGGATGATGATTTATTCTCCCTGAGTAACGCCCTGGATGAAGTGGTAGATTTTGATTTACCTTTAGAAAACGATGATTTACTCTCCCTGAGTAATGCCCTAGACGAAGTGGTAGATTTCGATTTACCCTTAGAAAACGATGATTTACTCTCCCTGAGTAACGCCATGGATGAAGTGGTAGATTTTGATTTACCCTTAGAAAACGATAATTCTGTAGCACAATTTTCCGAAGATTTTCTTGCCCTAGAAAGCCTTGGCAAAGACATAGAAGAAGCCATGGAAGATGCTTTTGCAGAAGTGTTTGAGGATACCTCTAGCCCCCAAGAAGAGCTAATTTCTACTCCCGAACCTCAAATCATCAAGGTAGCACCCCAAACGGGGAAAATGGTCAAAGTTCCCGTGGAGCAATTATCACAATTTAATGCTCTTTTTGGTAAATTAATTTTAGAACGAAACCGTCTCAATTTACGCCTAGAACAAATCAGAGCTTTTGGGGAGTTGATGCAACGGCGGATGAATCAATTAGAGCGCTCGAACAAGGAGTTAAGGGATTGGTATGATCGAGCCTCCTCGGAAGGTTGGATTGATGAACAGGATTCCACGGTGGTTTCATCTTTGAATGAACAATCTTTAGTTACCAAGGCGACCCTAGAAGACTTTGACACCCTAGAAATGGATCGCTATAGCGATTTACACGTCATTTCTCAGGAGCAAATCGAAACTATTGTGCAGTTAAAAGAGGTTAGCACGGATATTAATTTTAGTATCGGTGATATTAACCAAGCCCTGCAAGAGTTGAATCACACCATGGAATCTTTGCAGAAAAATGCCACTCGCATCCAGATGCGTCCTTTTGCTGATTTGGTGAGGGGTTTTCCTCGCTTTATCCGAGATTTAGGAATACAGTTTGGCAAAAAGGTAAATCTAAAAATTGAGGGGGAAACTACTTTACTCGATCGCACTTTTATTGAGGCTCTCAATGCTCCCCTTACTCACCTGTTACGCAATGCTTTTGACCATGGTATCGAAGATTCTCAAGCTCGTGTTTTAGCAGGAAAACCAGCCCAAGGAACTATCACCCTGAGCGCCTTTAACCGTGGTACAAAAATTATGGTTACTATCCAAGATGATGGGGCTGGAATTCCTTTAGAAAAAATTAGTCAACGACTCCTGAAAATGGGTATTAGTGGGGCAGAAATTGCCAAAATGAAGCCTTCTCAAATTATGGACTATATTTTTGAGCCTGGTTTTAGTACCGCTTCCGAGGTGACGGAGTTGTCGGGAAGGGGTGTGGGCATGGATATAGTGCGATCGAATATTCATGAGTTGCAGGGGGAAATCCATGCCTACAGTACCCCAGGAGAGGGTACCACTTTTACCCTTTCTCTTCCCTTTAATTTATCCATTCTTCAGGTGATGTTGGTGGAAACTCAACAGATGGTGTTTGCGGTGCCTGTCAACAGTGTGAGGGAAATTATTAAATGTCCTGAATCCGTTGAGCAAAAGCGGGTTTCATGGCAAAATCAAATTATTCCTGTGGTTCGTATGGAAGACTTTTTGATTTTTAATCGTCCTTCTAAACCGTTTGAAATGGCGGGTTATCCTGTTATTGAGAAACCTACATTGTTGATTGTGGGGGAAGGAAATAATTGTGGAGCTATTTATCTAGAGCGTTATTGGGGTGAGCAGGAGGTGACTATTCGCCCCATTGAAACCCATCTGCCTTTGCCTCATGGCTTCATTAGCTCTCTGGTTTTAGGGGATGGACGGGTATTGCCTTTAATTGATCCTGCGGTGATGCTTCAAGAAGGCATTGAGCAACAAAATGATTTTGAACCACGCACTCAAATGTTTGGTAATGATTATTATAAAGGCTTTAGGGGCGATCGCCATAATACCCTTCTCATTGTGGATGACTCTATCAATGTCCGTCGCTACCTTGCCTCTACCCTAGAAAAAGCAGGGTATCAAGTAGAACAAGCCAAGGATGGACAAGAAGCGGTAGATAAACTATTGGCAGGAATTTCCGTTCAAGGGGTTATCTGTGACATCGAAATGCCCCGCCTTGATGGATACGGAGTGTTAGAAGAAATTAAAGGCAAATCTCAATTTAACTCTTTGCCTATAATTATGCTTACCTCCCGAAGCAATGAAAAACATAAAAAATTAGCTTTTAATTTGGGGGCTAATGGTTACTTTTCAAAACCCTATAATGAGGAGGAATTACTGAAAACCATCGAGAAATTAGTAAAAGTAAATTATCTCTAG
- the pilG gene encoding two component signal transduction system twitching motility response regualator PilG, with translation MNSQAKQTTSKFNPINILQYFYKNQLTVHLQLVSNFVTWNLYYIDGALQYANHSLQSLDTLEYYLSRLAPHLVGKIIPSLKSKRNINKLENIELVYFLCQKEVIDNQEKNLLINELTQDTLESFLWLQEGEYRWEKLEKAEILKIKNMVGDNVVQIPSMVKSLRLRHQLWQKVSKLVKSPYQRPLFVNIVNAQKTVPQGKLSPRVLAQLAKLVNTDTTIRDMATFLKQDELKIISLLAPYIQRGVIRLQTAKYPYNNLPSLPSMEEEVMQSATPSVQPQRANVIAKSVKADSNGGLSSAVDSFSEQNKYKIICIDDSETMLATIKDYLQGDYFEVVTVENPIESLSYLFESKPDLILMDLSMPKINGNRLSQILKSSSMFKNVPIIIVSGNHKMLDAEKMESIGAKDFLPKPFSQMQLLNIVNKHLQPNYSALSK, from the coding sequence ATGAATAGTCAAGCCAAGCAAACAACTTCAAAATTTAATCCCATTAATATTCTTCAATATTTTTATAAAAATCAATTAACAGTTCATTTACAGCTAGTATCAAACTTTGTAACATGGAATCTTTATTACATTGATGGTGCATTACAATATGCTAATCATTCCTTGCAATCATTAGACACATTAGAATATTATTTAAGCCGTTTAGCTCCTCATCTAGTGGGCAAAATTATTCCTTCTCTCAAATCAAAAAGAAATATAAATAAATTAGAGAATATAGAGTTAGTCTATTTCTTATGTCAAAAAGAAGTAATTGACAACCAAGAAAAAAATCTTCTTATCAATGAGTTAACTCAAGATACCCTAGAATCATTCCTCTGGCTACAAGAAGGGGAGTATCGTTGGGAAAAATTGGAAAAAGCAGAAATATTGAAGATAAAAAACATGGTTGGGGATAATGTTGTGCAAATTCCCTCCATGGTTAAGTCTTTGCGTCTTCGTCATCAACTATGGCAAAAAGTTTCCAAACTGGTAAAATCTCCCTATCAAAGACCTTTGTTTGTTAATATTGTTAACGCTCAAAAAACAGTACCCCAAGGGAAGTTGTCTCCGAGGGTGTTGGCACAACTAGCCAAATTGGTCAATACTGATACTACTATCCGAGATATGGCTACTTTTTTGAAACAGGATGAGTTAAAAATCATCAGTTTACTCGCTCCGTATATTCAGCGGGGTGTAATTCGTTTACAAACTGCAAAATATCCTTACAATAATTTGCCCAGTTTACCTTCTATGGAGGAGGAAGTTATGCAAAGTGCTACACCATCTGTGCAACCACAAAGGGCAAATGTGATTGCTAAGTCTGTGAAAGCTGATAGTAATGGTGGATTGTCTTCTGCCGTTGATTCTTTCTCTGAGCAAAACAAGTATAAAATTATTTGTATTGATGATAGTGAAACAATGTTGGCAACTATCAAGGATTATTTGCAGGGAGATTATTTTGAGGTGGTGACGGTGGAAAATCCCATAGAATCTCTTTCTTATCTATTTGAAAGTAAACCTGATTTGATTTTGATGGATTTGTCGATGCCGAAGATCAACGGTAATCGTCTTTCTCAGATTCTTAAGAGTAGTTCTATGTTTAAAAATGTTCCTATTATCATTGTTAGTGGGAATCATAAAATGTTGGATGCTGAAAAAATGGAGAGTATTGGTGCTAAGGATTTCTTACCTAAACCTTTTTCTCAAATGCAGTTATTAAATATTGTTAATAAGCATTTACAACCTAACTATTCTGCGTTAAGCAAATAA